A part of Laspinema palackyanum D2c genomic DNA contains:
- a CDS encoding helix-turn-helix domain-containing protein: MINYMEFSLGHRLRATRQRLGLTQEQVIEQLKNCYGVTMSQQALSCIENGKRKVDAERELPALAAVYGQAIDSFYQSWTLPAVVEAPSGSGGDLQSLTPEEKFHLAIALLHQVFLLRG, from the coding sequence TTGATAAATTACATGGAGTTTTCCCTCGGTCATCGACTGCGTGCCACCCGGCAACGGCTGGGTTTAACCCAGGAACAGGTTATCGAACAGCTTAAAAACTGCTATGGTGTCACGATGAGTCAACAGGCGCTCTCCTGTATTGAAAATGGTAAGCGCAAGGTTGATGCGGAACGGGAATTACCGGCACTAGCGGCGGTTTATGGTCAGGCGATTGATTCGTTTTACCAGTCCTGGACTCTACCCGCTGTGGTGGAGGCTCCCTCGGGCTCTGGGGGTGATTTACAGTCTCTGACCCCGGAGGAGAAATTTCATCTGGCGATCGCCCTGCTGCATCAAGTTTTTCTCCTGAGAGGGTGA